The Aquincola tertiaricarbonis genomic sequence GCTGGCCACGGTCACCGCCAACGTGTGCATGTGGATGAACGACGTGGCGGCCGCGTGGCTGATGACGCAGCTCACGCCCAACCCGGTGTGGGTGGCGCTGGTGCAGACGGCGGCCACGCTCCCCGTCTTCTTGCTGGGCATTCCCAGCGGCGCGATGGCCGACATCGTGGACCGGCGGCACTGGTTCATGTTCACCCAGCTGTGGGTGGCCGTCACCGCGGTGCTGCTGAGCGTGCTGGCGTTTTCGGGCGCGCTCAATGCGCCGCTGCTGCTGGTGCTGGTGTTTGCCAACGGCATCGGGCTGGCGATGCGCTGGCCGGTGTTCGCGGCCATCGTGCCCGAGCTGGTGCCGCGCAGCGAGCTCACCGCGGCGCTGGCGCTCAATGCCATCGCGATGAATGCCTCGCGCATCGCCGGGCCCATCCTGGCCGGTGCCATCCTCACCGGTCTGGGCAGCGCCTGGGTGTTCGGGCTCAATGCCGCGCTGTCGCTGGGCGCAGCGGCCATCATCTGGCAGTGGAAGAACACACCGCGCGCCAGCGCGCTGCCCGGCGAGCGCTTCGTGGGTGCCATGCGGGTGGGCGTGCAGTACGTGCGCCAGTCGCCGGGCATGCGGGTGGTGCTGCTGCGCATCTTCGTCTTCTTCCTGCACAGCACCGCGCTGCTGGCGCTGATGCCGCTGGTGGCGCAGGGCCTGTCGCACGGCGGCGCCGGCATCTTCACGCTGCTGCTGGCCTGCATGGGCGCGGGCGCGGTGGCCACCGCGCTGATGCTGCCGCGCATCCGCGAGCGCTTCAGCCGCGACGACCTGGTGCAGTACGGCAGCTTGCTCAATGCGCTGGGCACGCTGGTGGTGGCGCTGTCACCCAGCCTGTGGATCACCGCGCCGGCCATGGTGCTGGCGGGCGCCGGCTGGATCTCGGTGGCCAACTCGCTCACGCTGTCGGCCCAGCTGGCGCTGCCCGACTGGGTGCGGGCCCGCGGCATGTCCATCTACCAGACGGCGCTGATGGCCGGCAGCGCCGGCGGCGCCGCGCTGTGGGGCCAGGTCGCGGGCATCACCAGCCTGCGCACCAGCCTGCTGGCCGCCGCGGCCACCGGCCTGCTGATGCTGGTGCTGCTGCGCAAGCAGCGCGTGCAGCACCTGGGCGAGGCCGACCTGACGCCACAGCGCGACGTGCTCAAGAGCCCCACCGCCGCCCCGGACGTCGACCCGCAGGCCGGCCCGGTGATGGTGACGGTGGAGTACGACGTCGACCCGCAGGACGAGGCGGCCTTTGCCGAGCTGATGCGCGAAAGCCGCCGCAGCCGGCTGCAGCAGGGCGCCATCTCCTGGGGCGTGTTCCGCGACCATGCCAACCCGCGGCACTGGATGGAGTACTACGTCGACGAGAACTGGACCGAGCACCTGCGCCGCTTCGACCGCATCACCGCGGTGGAGCTGGCGCTGCGCGACCGGCGGCTGGGTTTCCACCGCGGCGACGGGCCGCCGAAGGTGTCGCGGTATGTGGGGCAGACGGTGGAGCGGTAGACCGTCAGGCGCCAGCCGCCGTCGCCAGCCGGAAGTCGTAGTGCGCCGACCAGTAGGGCTTGCGCATCGGCCGGCCATCCACCGCGGTGCCGGGTTCATGCCGCTCGAAGGGCACGACGAGGCTGTCGCGCACGCCGAAGACGACATCGGTCTCGATGTACGGGCTGTCGGCCACGAAGAGGTGCGTGGTCACCGGCACATGGCCGTCGGCCGACACCATCATGTGGATGTGGCCGGGCCGGTTGGGGTCGCGCCCCATGCGCTCGATCATCCGGCCCACCGGGCCGTCCATCGGAATCGGGTAGTAGCTGGGGCGGATGGACCAGAACCAGAAGCGGCCCTGCGCGTCGGTGCGGAAGCGGCCGCGGGCCCGCATGGTGGTGTTGTCGGCCATCTGCATGTCGTAATTGCCTTCGCCATCGCCCGACCACACGTCCAGCAGCGCGCCGGGCAGCGGGCGGCCTTCGGTGTCGGTCACGCGGCCGGTGTACAGCGCCGGCTCGCCGGGCACGCCTTCGCCGATGTCGAAGCCCAGCGGCCGGTCGGGCGCGCCTTCCCAGTAGTAGGGGCCCTGCACCGTGGCCTCGGTGGCCGGCGTGGCACCCGCGGCGCGGCCGCCGGCGCGGGCCTGCGCCAGCGCCACCACCAGCATGGACACGCCCAGCGTGTCCGACAGCAGGATGAACTCCTGGCGCTTGTCGGTGCACTGCTGGCCGGTGGCGGTGAGGAACTGGATGGCCTGCATCCATTCGTCGCCGGTCAGGTCCACATCGCGCACGAAGTCGTGCAGGTGGGTGACCAGTGAACTCATCACCTGCTTGAAGCGGGCATCGGTGCAGCCTTGCAGGCGGCTCAGCACCTCGTCGGTCAGGCTGTGGACGGCATCGGCGGCATCGGCCATGGGGGTCTCCTTGATTGGCCCTCTGAGGGGCGTGCCGCACCATAACCATCGAGCCCGCGACACGGAAGTGAAGATTTTCGATAAATTGCATTCACTGCATCGATTGCCGAGGCCCGCCACGCCATGGAACTGCGACACCTGCGCTACTTCACCGCGCTGGCCGAATGCCTCAACTTCACCCGCGCAGCCGAGCGTGTGCACGTCACGCAGTCCACGCTGTCGCACCAGATCCGGCAGCTGGAAGACGAGCTGGGCCACGAGCTGTTCGACCGCGTCGGCCGCCGCGTGCTGCTGACCGAAGCAGGCGAAACCTTCCTGGGCTATGCCTCCAAGGCGCTGCGCGAGGTGGACCAGGGCCTGGGCGAGCTCAAGCGCTCGGCCGGCGCGCTGTCGGGCGAGGTGCGCATCGGCGCCACGCACACCTTCAACCTGGGCTTCGTGCCCGAATGCCTGGCCGCCTTCATGGCGCGCCACCCAACGGTCAAGATCAGCGTCGACGAGCTGGCGGCCGACGCCATCGCACAGCGGCTGCTGGACGGCGCGCTGGACGTGGGCATCGCCTACCAGCCCAGCGAACCCGGCCTGCTGTGGTTCGAGCCGCTGTACCACGAGGAGATGGTGCTGGTGGTGGGCGCCGCCCATGCACTGGCCGGCCGCCGCCGCGTGCGCATGGTGGAGCTGCACAAGCAGCCGCTGGTGATGCTGCCGCGGGTGTTCACCACCCGGGTGATGCTGGACGCCTGCCTGGCCAGCTGCGGCGCCGAGCCGCTGGTGGCCGCCGAGATGAACACCATCGCGCCGATGATCGACCTGGTGGCGCGCACCGGGCTGGCGGCCATCGTGTCGCGCCAGGCAGTGCCGGCGCGTGCCGACATCCGCACCGTGCCGCTGGAAAGCCCGACGCCGATGCGCACGCCCGGCCTGCTGTGGAAGCGTGAAGCGCGGCAGAGCGCGGCGGTGAAGAGCTTTGCCCGTGAGATCCGCAAGGCCGCGCTGGGCCGCAGCCTGCAACCATCGACGCCATAGATCAAGCGCATCGAAATTCTTCACTTCCTGCGCGTTCAGTCAATCCTTACCGTTCGGCCCCAGTCGCAACGGCAAAGGACCGGCATGAAGATCGGCAAGGAGACGGTGCCACGCAGCGCCATCTGCACCTCGGACGAACACAGCATCACGGTGCGCGGCATGGACCTGTGCAGCGAGCTGATCGGCCGCATCTCGTTCACCGACTATTTCCACCTGCTGGTCACCGGCCGCCGCGCCACGCCGGCCGCCACCGCGGTGCTGGACGCCACGCTGGTGGCCATCGCCGAGCATGGCCTGGTGCCCAGCGTGCAGGCCAGCCGCATGACGCTGGCTGCCGCGCCCGATGCGCTGCAGGGCGCGGTGGCCGCCGGCATCCTGGGCTGCGGCTCGGTGATCCTGGGCGCCTCCGAGACTGCCGGTCGCCTGTTCGACGAGATCGACCAGCGTGCCGCCGGCGCGCGCGGCGCGGCGCTGGACGAAGTGGCGCTGGCGGTGGTGGCCGAGTACCGGGCCGCCGGCCGCCAGATTCCCGGCTACGGGCACCCGCTGCACAAGGCTCGCGACCCACGGGTGGATGCGTTGTTCCGCGTGGCGCAGGCGGCCGGCGCCGACCTGCGCTTCGTGCACATCGCCGAGGCGGTGGAACGTGTGCTGCCGCAGGCCGTGGGCAAGGCGCTCAAGCTCAATGTGTCGGCCGCCATTCCGGCGGTGCTGCTGGGCATCGGCTTTCCGCTGCAGGCACTCAAGGGCGTGCCCATCCTGGCGCGCACCGCGGGGCTCATCGCCCACCTGAACGAGGAGCTGGAACGCTCCATCGGTTTTGCCTTGTCCTACCAGGCCACGCGGGAGCTGCAGTACGACGGCCCTGCCCGCGCCACCGACTGAAGCGGCCGCCGAGCCGCAAGACCCATAACACCACCGGAGACACCCATGAGCAGTACCCGCCGGCGCGTCATCGCGTCCGCCCTTGGCCTGGCCGCTTCAGGCCTGGCCGCCCTGCCGCCCCAGGCCGCGGCGCAGACCGGCGCCGCCGACTGGCCTGCCCGCCCGCTGAAGATCGTGGTGGGCTTTGCGGCCGGCACGCCACCGGACGTGTTCGCGCGCATCTATGGCGAATACGCGGCCCGCAAGCTGGGCGTGCCGGTGATCGTGGACAACAAGCCGGGCTCGGCCGGCAACCTGGCCAGCGACGCGGTGGCCAAGTCGCCGGCCGATGGCTACACGGTGCTCTACAACGTCTCCACCGCCTTCACCATCAACCCGTTCATCTACGGCAAGCTGCCCTTCGATGCCGACAAGGACCTGGTGCCGGTGGCGCCCACCATGCGCCAGGGCCTGGTGCTGATCGCCAGCCCCAAGCTGGAAGCAGCGTCGCTGAAAGACGTGCTGGCCCAGGCCCGCAGCAAGCCCGACCAGCTGTCGCACGCCTCCTACGGCGCGGGCAGTCCTTCGCACCTGATCATGGAATGGTTGAAGGACGAGAACAAGGTGGCCATGCTGCACGTGCCCTACCGGGCCACGCCGATCAACGAACTGATCGGCGGCCAGGTGGACATGGTGCTGGAGCCGATGGCCACCGCCTATCCGCTGATCAGCAGCGGCAAGGTCAAGGCGCTGGCGTACTCCGATGCGCAGCGCCATCCGGCCATGCCCAACGTGCCTACCTTCGCCGAGACCACGCCCGGCCTGTCGATGATGTCGTGGCACGGCATCTGGGCGCCCGCGGCCACGCCGGCGCCGGTGCTGGACAAGCTGTATGCGGTGCTGCACGCCGCCAGCCTGGACACCGACGTGCAGCGCCGCATCAAGGAGCTGAACTGCGAGCCGCTGTCGCTGGACCGCGCCGAGATGGCCCAGTGGGTCCGGCGCGATGCCGGCATCTACAGCCGCATCGTCAAGGCCAGGAACATCCGGGTGGACTGATGCAGCGCCGCCTCGTTCTCTCGCTGGCGCTGGCCGCCGCCGCCCTGCCCGCCCGGGCGCAGGACACCGCCCCGGCACTGCGCCTGGTGGTGCCCTTTGCCACCGGCACCACCACCGACAACGTGGCCCGCATCGTGGGCACCGCCATGGCCGCCACGCTGCGCCAGCAGGTGCTGGTGGACAACCGGCCCGGCGCCGGCGGCACCACCGCCACCGAGCAGGTGGCGCGCGCCCAGCCCGACGGCCAGACGCTGGTCATGGGCACGGTGGGCACCCACGCCATCAATGCCACGCTGTTTCGCACGCTGCGCTACGACCCGCGCCAGCAGTTCGTGCCGGTGGCCTTTGCCGGCTACACGCCGCTGCTGCTGGTGGTGCCTGCCCAGTCGCCTGCCAAGTCTCCGGCCGACCTGGCCACGCTGGCCCGCCGGGCCGAAGGCGCCACGTTTGCCTCGGCCGGCAACGGCACCTCGGGCCACCTGGCGGGCGAGCTGATGAACGAGCTGGGCGGGCGCATGATCCACGTGCCCTACAAGGATGGCTCGCAGGCGCTGACCGATCTGATGGCCGGCAACGTTGACTTCATGTTCTACCACCCGTCCGCGGTGATGCCGCACGTGCGCAGCGGCAAGCTGCGGGTGCTGGGCATCACCAGCGCCAGCCGCAGCGCGCAGGCGCCCGAGGTGCCCACGCTGGCCGAGCAAGGTCTGCCCGGCGTGGACCTGGTGGCCTGGTTCATGGTGTATGCGCCGGCCGGCGTGCCGGCCGCCACGTTGGAGCGGCTGCGCAGCGCGGGCGATGCCGCGCTGGCCCAGCCCGAGGTGCGCACCCGGCTGGCCGCGCAAGGCGTGGAACTGCGACCGCTGCAGGGCGAGGCGCTGGCCCGCTTCACGGGCAGCGAGATCACGAAATGGGCCGCGCTGGTCAAGCGCTCGGGCGCGCAGGTCGATTGAAGGAAGGGCGACTGACATGTCCAAGGTTCTCGAAGGCATCACCGTGCTGGAGCAAGGCACCTTCATCACCGGCCCGGCGGCCGGCATGCTGCTGGCCGACCTGGGGGCGCGGGTGATCAAGATCGAACAGCCCGGCACCGGCGACCCGTTCCGGGCCTTCCGCGGCGGGCTGTACAGCCCGCACTTCCAGACCTACAACCGCAACAAGCAGAGCATCACGCTCAACACCAAGCTGCCGGAGGATGCAGCGGCCTTCGACGAGCTGGTGCGCGGCGCCGACGTCTACATCCAGAACTTCCGGCCCGGCGCCGCCGAACGCCTGGGCGCCGGCTGGGAGCGGCTGCACGGCCTCAACCCCAGGCTGGTGTACTGCGCCATCAGCGGCTTCGGCCAGGACGGCCCGGCCGCCGGGCGGCCGGCCTACGACACCGTGGCCCAGGCCGCCAGCGGCTACCTCAACCTGCTGATCAACCCGGCCAACCCGCGCGTGGTGGGCCCGGCGCTGGCCGATGCGATGACCGGCTTCTACGCCGCCTACGGCGTGATGGGCGCCCTGATCGAACGCGGCCGCACCGGCGTGGGCAAGCGGGTGGAGGTGTCGATGCTGGAAGCCATGTGCCATTTCAACCTCGATGCCTTCACCCACTACTTCTCCGAAGGCGAGGTGATGGGCCCGTTCAGCCGGCCCAGCGTGTCGCAGTCGTATGTGCTGGCCTGTGCCGATGGCAAGTGGCTGGCGCTGCACATGTCGTCGCCCGAGAAGTTCTGGCAGGGCCTGGCCGACGCGATCGAGCGGCCCGACATCTTCAAGGACCCGCGCTTTGCCACGCGCGAAGGCCGCATCGCCCACCAGGAACAGCTGATCGGGCTGCTGGGTGAACGCTTCAAGACCCGCAGCCGCAGCGACTGGTGCGAGCGGCTGCAGGCCCGCGACGTGCCGCATGCGCCGATGTACGACACCAGCGAAGCTCTGGACGACCCGCAGGCCCTGCACCTGCAGCTGGCCATCGAGGCCGCCCATCCGACGATGGGCACCTGGCGCACCGTGCGATCGCCCGTCAGCTTCGACGGCGAACGTGCCTTGACGGTGACGCCCCCACCCGCGCTGGGCCAGGACGACGAGGCGGTGCTGGGGCCGATCCGCCAGCGGCTGCGGGAGAGAGGCTGAGGCGCAGCGTCAGTCCAGCTGCAGCCCCAGGTCCTTGGCGGCCTTGGACAGCACCGTCACCTCGCGCTGCAGCACCTCGTTGAAGGCCGCGGGCGTGTTGCCCGTCATCGGCGACACGCCGCCGATGTCGTTCAGCCGCTTGCGGAACTCGGGCTCGGTGACGATCTGCGCCACCTTCTGGTTGATCAGCTGCACCGCGGCGGTGGGTGTCTTGGCGGGGGCCACCAGGCCGAACCAGACGTCGAAGTCGACGCCGCCCGGCGAGCCCTGTTCGGTCAGCGTGGGCACGTCGGGCCACAGCTCGGAGCGGGTGGCGCGCAGCTGGCCCAGCGCCTTGAGCTTGCCGGCCTGGATGAAGCTGCGCGCATCGGCGGTGCCCAGCAGGCCCCACTTCACCTCGCCCGTCATCAGCGCCTGGGCCAGCGGTGCGCCGCCCTTGTAGGGCACGTGGGTGTAATGGCCGCTGGCCTGCGCATTCAGCATCTCGGAAGCCAGGTGCGACAGCCCGCCGGCGCCGGCCGAGCCATAAGGCAGCCCGCCCTTGCCCGCCGCCTTGCCCGCGGCCACCAGGTCGCCCACGGTCTTGAACGGTGAATCCGGCGGCACCACCAGCACCAGCGGCGCCAGCGACACCCGCGCCACCGGCACGAAGTCGGCCGCGGTGAAGCCGGCCTTGCTGAAGGTCACCGGGTTGATGGAGAGCATGCCGGTCAGGCTCATCGCCAGCGTGTGGCCATCGGCGGGGCTTTGCAGCAGCGTGACCATGCCCAGGTTGCCGCTGGCGCCGGGCCGGTTCTCCACCACCACCGTCTGCTTGAGTTCTTCCTGCAGCCGCGGTGCCAGCAACCGGGCCGCCACGTCGGTGGCGCCACCCGGCGGGTACGGCACGATGATGCGGATGGGCTTGCTGGGGAAGGCCGGCTGGGCCAGCAACGCGCCGGGCGCGGCGGCCAGCAGTGCGGCGCCGGCCAGGCCAGCCGCAAGCGCACGGCGACGGGGGTGATGCATGAGAGTCTCCTTGTTCGAGTGGTGAAGCCGGGCTCAGCCCACGGTGGTGGCCTCATAGGCGGCCTGGCGCTGTTCCAGCCGCTCCCAGCCGATGGTCTGCTTGAAGGCCGCCATGCTGCTGCGGCCGCAGGGCAGCTCACCCATCGGTTCACCGCGGCGGGCCGCCAGCGCGGCCAGGTTGGCCTGCATCGCATGCACGATGGTGAGCAGCGAGACGATGGGATAGGTGGCGAAGGCCGCCACCGCTTCGATCTGCGAACGCTGCAGCTGGGCCATCCAGGTGCCTTCCATCAGCTGCAGCGACAGCGGCCGGCCGCAGGCCTCGCGCAGGCGCACCAGGTCTTCGTAACGGCTGAAAGTGCGTGAGATGGGCTGGATGAGGTCGGCGCCCGCTTCCGCCAGCCGCGACGCGCGGTCGATGGCTTCCTGCGGGTCGGCCACGTCGGTGCGGGCGACGATCAGCAGGTCGGGGTCCTGCCGCGCATCCACCGCGGCATGGATGCGCGCCAGCGCCTCGTGCAGCGGCACCACCAGCGACTGCGCTGCGGCCGCCGGGCAGCGCTTGGGGCTCACCTGGTCTTCGATGGACAACGCGGCCACCCCGGCCTTCTCGAAGGCGCGCACGGTGCGGCCCATGTTCAGCACGTTGCCGTAGCCGGTGTCGGCATCGGCAAAGATGGGCTTGCGCACCACGGCGGCCATGTGGTCCACCACCTGCACGTTTTCGCTCAGCGTGTACAGCTCCATGTCGGGCTGGCCCAGCAACGAGGCTGCGATGCCGAAGCCGGTGGAGAACACGCCGTCGAAGTCGGACTGGTCCACCAGCAGGGCCGACAGCGCGTCCTGCGCGCCGGCGAACCAGAAGGTGGGGCCGCTCTGCACACGGCGGCGCAGCTGCTGGCGGGTCATGGTGGGGCGGGCGTCAGTCATGTGGGGCTCCGGGGGTGGCAGGCGCGCGGGCGAGCCGCGCCTTGAGGTAGGGAATGAGGCCGCCGGCCTCCAGCGTGCCGCGCTCGGAGGCGCCCAGCGGCTCGATGGGCAGCGCGCGGCCCTGGGTGGGCAGGTGCACCTGCTGCGCGGACCAGTCGACCTCGATCAGGTCGCCACGCCGGGCCGCACCCAGGATGCCGGGGCAGGTGACCAGCGGAAAGCCCATGCTGATCTCGCCGCGGAAGAAGCCGGGCGAAAACGATTCGGCCACCACGCCGGCAACGCCCAGGTGGCGCATCGCCCGCATCGCCGGGTAATGCGGGTGGCCATAGCCGAAGTTGCGGCCGCCCACCAGCAGGTCGCCGCGCTGCACCGTGGCCGCGAAGCCCGGCGCCTGGTCGGCCAGTACCAGGCCGGCCAGCTCCTGCAGGTCGGTGATCTTGATGTTGCGCACGCCGACGATGAGGTCGATGTCGTAGTCGTCCTCCTCGAACACCCAGGCCACGCGGCCGCGCAGGTTGTTGAGCCGGGTCATGCCACCGCCTCCAGGTAAGGCCGTGGGTCGGCGATGCAGCCTTCCAGCGCGCTGGCGGCCACCACGGCGGCGTTGCACAGGTAGATCTCGCTGTCCACGCTGCCCATGCGCCCGGGCGTGTTCAGCGTGCCGGTGGACACCGCGCGCTGGCCGTCGGCCATGGTGGCGATGCGGCCGTAGCAGTAGTCGCAGGTGGGTGAGCTGATGAAGGCGCCCGCCTCCACCAGCGTCTCGATCAGCCCTTCGCGCGCGGCCTGCGCCATGATGGCTTGCGAGGTGGGCACCACATGCAGCTGGAAGCCCGGCTGGATCTGCCGGCCGCGCAGCACCTGGGCCGCGATGCGCAGGTCTTCCAGCCGGCCGCTGGCGCAGGAGCCCAGGTAGCCCGCATGCACGGCCAGGCCGACGTGCTCCGACAGGTCGCGGGTGTTGGCCGGGCTGGGCGGCACCACCACGATGGGCTGCAGCGCCGACACGTCCACCGTGACCACCCGTTCGTACACCGCGTCTTCGTCGGGCTGCACCGCCGGCACGTCCAGGCAGGCGCGGCCCTGCAGCCACTCGCGGGTGCGTGCATCGGGCGCCACCAGCATGGTGGTGGCGCCGAGGAACATCGCCTGGCCGCACAGCGTCTGTCGGCCTTCCACGCTCATCGCATCGATCACCGGGCCGGCCAGTTCCACCGCCTTGAAGGCGCAGGACGAAGGGCCCATCACCCGCACCATGTGGTGGAACACGTCGCGCGCCATCACCCCCGGCTGCAGCGCGCCGGTGAGCACGACCTTGACCGTGGGCGGCACACGCAGCGCGATGGTCTCGGACACGTAGGCTTCCAGCACGCCCTTGCGCGCCCCGAAGGCATAGGCCCCGAAGGCGCCCAGCTGGCTCACGTGGCCATCGAAGTGCACCAGGAAGGCGCCGGGTGTCGCGTAGCCCAGCTCGGCCGACACCTGGTGGCCGATGCCCTTGCGCTCGTGCACCGGCACGCCCTGCGCCGCGCCCCAGGCCCGGGTGCCGCGGTGCAGTTCCTCCTCCTTAGGGGAGGCGGCCGGCACCATGTGGTCGATGAACAGCACATAGCGTTCGGGCGAGCTCACCTTCTCGACGCCGAACTCTTCCCGCGCCTCCTTGAAGAACACGTCGGTGTAGCCGGGAAAGTCGTAGCTGATGACGACGTCGGGCCGGGCCTCGATCTCGTCACCCGGGCGGACCGAGTCACGCCCGCTGCAGCGAGCAAGGATCTTCTCGGTCATGGTCTGCGGCACGCGCTTGGAAGAGGTTGTCACCTTGTGGAAACTCGTCTGGTGGAGGCTGTGCGACCATTCAAGGCGACAACCCCGCTTTTCACGGCCGGGGCGAACCCCAGGTTCTGCCGCATCGTGGGAACGTTTTCAAAGGCCGCACGCATGACCGCCACCACCCCGAACGAGCGCAGCCGCGCAGGCACCCAGAGCATCGAGCGGGTGGTGGAGCTGCTGCGCACGGTGGCCTCGCGCGGGCGCAACGGCATGCGGCTGGGCGACGTGGCCACCGCCACCGGCCTGCCCACGTCCACCTGCTTTCGCATGCTGCAGCGGCTGGAGCTGGAGGGGCTGCTGGAACGCCACCCGGTGACGCGCAAGTACTTCCTGGGCCCGCTGCTGCATGAGCTGGGCATGCTGGCCTACCCGCGCGTGCAGCTGGCCGCCCACTGCGAGCCGGTGCTGGCCGAGCTGGCCCACGAGACGCAGGACACGGTCTACCTGAGCGAGCGGCGCGGCCTGGAAGCGGTGTGCACCGCCCGTGCGCTGGGCGACTACCCGATCAAGGCGCTGACGCTGGACGTGGGCATCCGCCGGCCGCTGGGCGTGGGCGCCGGTGGCCTGGCCATCCTGTGCCAGCTGCCGCCCGAGGAGGCGCAGGACGTCATCGATGCCAACGCCTGGCGCTACGCCAAGCAGTCATCGCTGGACGCGGCGCAGGTGATGGCCGCGGTGGCGGAAGGCCGCGCCAGGGGCTATGCCTTCCTCGACAGCCCGGTGTTCGCCGGCACGGCCGCGGTGGGCGTGGCCCTGCCCGGCCCGCGGCCGATGGCCGCCCTCAGCGTGGCGGCGATCTCATCCCGCCTCGACGAAGCCCGTCGGGCCGAGGTCGGCGCCGCGCTGCAGCGGCAGGCCCGGCGGCTGGCACGCCTGCTGGCCGCCGCCGAACCCGACCCGGCCCGCTGAGCGCTGGTCAGTCGATCGTTGCCCCCGAATCTCGCACCACCACCCGCCACTTCTCGTGCTCTGCCCGCACGAAGCGGCCGAAGGCGTCAGGC encodes the following:
- a CDS encoding 3-isopropylmalate dehydratase, producing the protein MTRLNNLRGRVAWVFEEDDYDIDLIVGVRNIKITDLQELAGLVLADQAPGFAATVQRGDLLVGGRNFGYGHPHYPAMRAMRHLGVAGVVAESFSPGFFRGEISMGFPLVTCPGILGAARRGDLIEVDWSAQQVHLPTQGRALPIEPLGASERGTLEAGGLIPYLKARLARAPATPGAPHD
- a CDS encoding 3-isopropylmalate dehydratase large subunit; this translates as MTTSSKRVPQTMTEKILARCSGRDSVRPGDEIEARPDVVISYDFPGYTDVFFKEAREEFGVEKVSSPERYVLFIDHMVPAASPKEEELHRGTRAWGAAQGVPVHERKGIGHQVSAELGYATPGAFLVHFDGHVSQLGAFGAYAFGARKGVLEAYVSETIALRVPPTVKVVLTGALQPGVMARDVFHHMVRVMGPSSCAFKAVELAGPVIDAMSVEGRQTLCGQAMFLGATTMLVAPDARTREWLQGRACLDVPAVQPDEDAVYERVVTVDVSALQPIVVVPPSPANTRDLSEHVGLAVHAGYLGSCASGRLEDLRIAAQVLRGRQIQPGFQLHVVPTSQAIMAQAAREGLIETLVEAGAFISSPTCDYCYGRIATMADGQRAVSTGTLNTPGRMGSVDSEIYLCNAAVVAASALEGCIADPRPYLEAVA
- a CDS encoding IclR family transcriptional regulator, translated to MTATTPNERSRAGTQSIERVVELLRTVASRGRNGMRLGDVATATGLPTSTCFRMLQRLELEGLLERHPVTRKYFLGPLLHELGMLAYPRVQLAAHCEPVLAELAHETQDTVYLSERRGLEAVCTARALGDYPIKALTLDVGIRRPLGVGAGGLAILCQLPPEEAQDVIDANAWRYAKQSSLDAAQVMAAVAEGRARGYAFLDSPVFAGTAAVGVALPGPRPMAALSVAAISSRLDEARRAEVGAALQRQARRLARLLAAAEPDPAR